CCAGATGAGCGCGGCGATGACCCGCGACGATCTCGACCGCGCGCTTGCGGCCTTTGAGCGCGCGGGCCGCGCCTGCGGCATCCTGTCGTGACTGCTTTTGCCCGCAGGCGCGAACGTTTTGCGCTGCGATGCGTTGCACCGCAATGATCAGGAATATTCTTCACCGCGTCGCGTATCGGGCCGAACGCGTCATCGACAGGTTCGCCCAGAACCGCGACAGCCGCCGCATCATCGAGCCCTATCTGGGCTATGCCGAACCCGGCCATATCGTATTGCGCGGGCGCGTCCTGACCGCCCTGCGGCGGAACAAGCCGAAACCCACCCAGTCGCGTTGGACCAATTTCCGGCAGATGGTGTCGCTGTTCATGACCGACGAGGTTGCCGACGTCGCCGTCGAGGCGGAAGGCTTCAGCACCCGCACCGACGAAGAGGGGTATTTCACACTGCACCTGCCGATCTTGGCAAAACCGGGCTGGTCGGAATACACGGTCACGATCCCCGATCAGTCGGTATCGGCTGTTTGTCCGGTCATGGTACCCGACCGTGCTGCGGATTTCGGTGTTATCTCCGACATTGACGATACGGTGCTGGAAACTGGCGCGTATTCCCTGCTCCGCAATCTCTGGACGTCGCTGACGGGCAACGCGATGACGCGCCGTATTTTCCCCGACGCGGTGGCGTTTCTGGACGATCTGCACGCGGATGGACGCAATCCGGTCTATTTCGTCAGCTCCAGCCCGTGGAACCTGCATCATTTTCTTCTGCGTATTTTCGATCTGGCAAGTCTGGTCCGCGCCCCGATGTTCCTGCGTGATCTCGGGGTAAGCGAGGACAAGTTCATCAGCGGGACCCACGGATCACACAAGGGGAGTGCCGTCGATCTGTTGATGAAGGCCAATCCGGAACTGGCCTATGTGCTGGTCGGGGACACCGGGCAGCATGATGCGTCCGTTTACCGTGATGCAATCGCCCGCCACCCGGGACGTGTTCTGGCGGTTGTTCTGCGTGAACCGGGCCCCGGACCGGACGAAGAGGGAAAGGCAGCGATCCGTCAGATCGAGGGATCGGGCGTTCCCGTTTTCCACGCCCCCGGTTTTGAAGGCTTTTCCGATCAAATCTTCGCGCTGCTGCCTGCGACTATGGCGGGCAACCGGTCCGGTCAGGGCTGAGGCGACAGTCGAACCCGCCCTTTGTCGGTCAGTTGCCAGCAGTCCGTGCCCTCGATCGCCACGGCGGCCAGCGGATTGCCGTATCCGGCGCCTGCGTCGATATTGATCCGGTTGCCGTAATGTGTGGCGGTATCGACAGGCGTGTGCCCGTGCACGACCAGCTTTCCGTGGTCACTGTCGTCTTGGTGGAATTCCTTGCGGATCCACAGCAGGTCCTGCTCGGCCTGATGGTCGAGCATTATGCCCGGCCTGATCCCCGCATGGGCAAAGAACAGGCTGTCGGTCTGGTGGCAGAAAGGCAGCGTGCGCAGGAAGTCCACATGCGCCTTGGGCACCGCCTCGCGGGCGCGGGCGTGGACGGCGATCAGACGCTCCTGCGGCTTCATGTCGATCCCGTAGGAGGCGAGCGTCGTATCGCCCCCCAGACGCGGATGCAGCCAGTAAAGGCCGATGGGGAGCACCGCGTCGTGTCTTGGATAGGCTTCGAGAAACCATTCGAACATCCGGTCATGGTTGCCCTTCAGACAGGTCCATGGCTTGCCCGCGGCGCGCCCTTCGATCAGGTGGTTGATCACACCGGCGCTGTCCGGACCGCGATCGGTGTAGTCGCCGATGAACACGATGTCCGCGTCGGCCCCTCCGTCCGCCTCGATCAGGGACAGCACGCGCAACAGTTCATCCAGCTGTCCGTGAATATCACCAATTGCGTAGATCGGTCTGGTCATGGAAAGCCCTTTGAGCAGAAAAAACGCGGCCCTTCCGGAGAAAGGGCCGCGACAGGGAACGGTATATGCCCCGAAGGGTCAAGCGACGTCGAATTCCAGAACCTTCACCTGACGGAACAGCCCGGTTTCCTTGAGCTTGTCCAGAACCGGTGCCGGTACGGGTTCGTCGACGTACAGAAGCGCGATGGCCTCGCCGTGGGCTGCGGACCGTCCAAGGGTGAAGTTGGCGATGTTCACGCCGTTTTCGCCCATGGTGTTGCCCAGCGCACCGATGATGCCGGGCACGTCTTCGTTGGTGGTATAGACCATATGCGCGCCGACCTCGGCGTCGATATTGATGCCCTTGATCTGGATGAAACGCGGCTTGCCGTCGGAGAAGACGGTACCGGCGATGGACCGTTCGCGTTTCTCGGTCACGACCGTGACTTTGACATAGCCTTCGAAGGCGCCGGATTTATCCTGATTGGTGGTAGAGATCTTGATCCCTTTTTCCTTGGCCACAACGGGGGCGGACACCATGTTCACGTCCGGATTCGCACGTTTCATGATGCCTGCGACAACGCCGCAGTTCAGCGCGGCGAGGTTCATGTCGGAAACCACACCGTCATAGAGGATGTTGATCGCCTTGATCGGCTCGTCCGTGAGCTGGCCGATGAAAGATCCCAGGTGCCCCGCAAGCTTCAGCCACGGGCCCATGACCTTGGCCTCCTCGGCGGTGACCGAAGGCATGTTCAACGCGTTGGTGACAGCGCCGGTCAGCAGGTAGTCGGACATCTGCTCGGCGACTTGCAGGGCTACGTTTTCCTGTGCTTCGGATGTCGCCGCTCCGAGGTGGGGGGTGCAGACGACGTTGGGCAGGTTGAACAGCGGGTTTTCCTTGGCGGGCTCTTCCTTGAACACGTCGAAGGCGGCACCGGCGATATGCCCGGACTTCAACAGGTCGGCCAGCGCTTCCTCGTCCACCAGACCGCCACGGGCACAGTTGATGATGCGCACGCCTTTCTTGGTCTTCCCGAGGTTTTCGCGGCTCAGGATATTGGCTGTCTGATCGGTGAAGGGAACGTGCAGGGTGATGAAATCGGCCCGCTTCAGCAGCTCGTCCAGTTCGACTTTTTCAACGCCCATCTTGCGGGCCTTTTCCTCGCCGAGGAAGGGGTCGTAGGCCACGACTTTCATCTTCAGGCCGCGCGCACGATCGCAGACGATACCGCCAATGTTGCCAGCGCCGATCACGCCAAGGGTCTTGCCGGTGAGCTCGACGCCCATGAACTTCGATTTTTCCCATTTGCCGGCGTGGGTGGATGCGCTGGCTTCGGGGATCTGGCGGGCGACGGCGAACATCATCGCAATCGCGTGCTCGGCTGTGGTGATCATGTTGCCGAAGGGCGTGTTCATGACGATCACACCCTGTTTGGAAGCCGCTTCCTTGTCGATGTTGTCGGTTCCGATCCCGGCGCGGCCGATCACTTTGAGGTTCGGGGCATTGGCGAGAATCTTGTCCGTTACCTTGGTCGCGGAGCGGATCGCCAGACCGTCGTAGTTGCCGATGACTTCGGCCAGCTTGTCCTTGTCCTTGCCGAGGTCCGGCTGGAAATCGACGTCGATACCGCGGTCCTTGAAGATCTGGACGGCGGCATCGGAGAGTTTGTCGGAGATGAGTACTTTGGGGGCCATTGTATGGATCCTTTTGCGGAAGTGCAGTGAGGGGGCTCCTCGCTACGCTGCGCGCGCTCCTCGCGAGGAGCGGCTGCAAGCCAGCGAGGAGCGTCTGATCAGGTCTGGTTGGCGATTTCGGTCTCGAACGCCCAGGCAAGCCAGGGAAGCATCGCTTCGATATCCGAGGTTTCGACTGTTGCACCGCACCAGATGCGCAGGCCCGGAGGGGCATCCCGATAGGCACCGATGTCCAATGCGACATCTTCATCGCCAAGCCGCTTTGCGACAGCCTTGGCGAAGGCCGGACCGTCAGCGATGCGATCGTCCGTGAACTTCAGGCAGACCGAGGTGTTCGACCTCGTCGCCGGATCGACCGCGAGGAAATCCACCCAGTCATGCGCTTCAACGAAGCGGGTGATCGCGGCGGTATTGGCATCTGCCCGGCCGATCAGGCCGTTCAGACCACCGACATCCTGCGCCCAATCGAGCGCCAGCAGGTAATCCTCAACGCACATCATGGAGGGCGTGTTGATCGTCTCGCCCACGAAAATGCCCTCGATCAGCTTTCCGCCCTTGGTCAGGCGGAAAACCTTCGGCAACGGCCAGGCGGGCGTGTAGCTTTCAAGCCTCTCTACAGCGCGGGGGCTGAGGATCAGCATACCGTGCGCCGCTTCACCGCCCAGAACCTTCTGCCAGCTGTAGGTGGTTACGTCCAAACGGTCCCACGGCAAGTCTACGGCGAAGGCTGCGGATGTCGCATCGCAGAGCGTCAGGCCCTTGCGGTCTGCGGGAATGTCGAAGGCCGCCGGAACGCGGACACCGGATGTCGTGCCGTTCCAAGTAAAGCAGACATCATTGTCGAAGTTGACCGAGGCCAGATCGACAATCTCGCCGTAATCCGCGGTCTTTACCGTCGCATCCAGCTTCAGCTGCTTGATCGCATCGGTGACCCAGCCGGATCCGAAACTTTCCCAGGCCAGCATCTCGACATGGCGTTCGCCTAGCAGGTTCCACATCGCCATTTCATAGGCACCGGTGTCAGAGCCGGGCACGATGCCGATGCGGTAGTCTTCTGGAATGCCGAGGATCGCGCGCGTCTTTTCGATCGCTTCCTTCAGCTTTGCCTTGCCGGGTGCGGCGCGGTGGCTGCGTCCCAGAGGTGCGTCGGCAAGCCGGGCAAGATCAAATTTGGGGGGTTTGGCGCAGGGGCCGGAGGAGAAGCGCGGATTTGCCGGCCGCGCGGCCGGTTGTGCGATAGTCATTTCTGCTACCCTTTCAGATAAGCGCCCTTCGTTGGGGAAGGGTGTCCCGCGGATGGAGTTAGAACGCTTCCGGCACTGGCACAAGCGTCTATTCGGGGCTAGAACGCCGTTCGATCGCCTTTTTGCGACCTCCCTGACGCTGATCGGAAACCTGCCCATGTATTTTGCCGTCCTTCTCACCTCGCCCAAAGCGCCCTCTCTTGAGCGGTCGCTTGTTGATTCGCTGCGCAATGCGTGGGGCGGAGGCGATGCGGACTGGCTCGCTATCGACGAAGCCGCCGAATTCCCGCTCGACAGGATTCCCGCGAATTTCGAGGAAGTCTGGCAAAGCTGCCAGTCGATGGGTGTCGATGTGGTCATCGTCCCTGCACAGGGGCGGCGAAAGCGGATGCTGCTGGCGGATATGGACAGCACGATGATCGAACAGGAATGCATCGACGAGCTGGCGGATGAGGCCGGGGTCGGCGCGCATGTCAAAGACATCACGGCCCGCGCGATGAACGGCGAAATCGGTTTCGAAGGCGCGCTGCGCGAGCGGGTCGGTCTGCTGAAGGACCTGCCGGTCACCGTGATCGACAAGGTGCTGAACGAACGGATCACCCTGATGCCCGGCGCGCAGGCGCTTCTGGGGACGATGAAGGCCTCGGGCGCTTTCGCAGCGCTTGTGTCCGGCGGCTTCACCAGCTTCACCGACCGCATTGCCACCACTCTGGGGTTCGATACCCACCGCGCCAACCGGCTTCTGTCCCATGATGGCGTCCTGACCGGGACGGTGGCCGAACCGATCCTCGGTCGCGAAGCCAAGGTCGACGCGCTGGAGCAGTTCACCCGCGATCTGGGCATCACCGACGCCGATGTCATCGCCGTGGGCGACGGCGCGAACGATCTGGGGATGCTGACCCGCGCGGGGCTGGGCGTCGCCCTGCACGCCAAGCCTGCGGTCGCCGCACAGTGCAATGTCAGGATCAATCACGGCGATCTGACATCGCTTCTCTATGTTCAGGGCTACGCGAAGACTGATTTCATCGCCGGCTGAGCGCTGAATTCAGAGCGTCAGGGGCCCCGCGCAAGCGCAGGGCCGCCGCAACACGTCCGGCAAGAAGGGAAGATCACAGAAGGCCGGCGGCGGGTTTGAGGATACCGGTCTCTGTGCCGCGCCAGTTGCGGATGGGCGCATTGATCCGTTTCAGCGTGGCAGGGTGGTTTGCATCAAGCGCACCAAGCCGGACAAGAAGGGCCGCAATCGCGGCTTCGGCGGCGCGGGTGGTGCCGCAAGCGGCTTTCAGCGCGATGCCGATTTTACGTTCGGGCCAGATCGCGATGAAGAATCCCTCCGCACCGGTCTTCAATGCGACCTTGCCACCCGTGGCGCGCATCAGTTCGGTGCAGGCGCGTCCCTCACCCGCGACCAGTTCGGGATGCAGGCGCATGGCCTGATGCAGTTGCGCCTCGGCGCTGTCTTCGGGTGCGGCAGCAAAGCGCGCCATCGCGCGGGCGATACCGTGCAGGCTGGCCGCGGGATTTGGCGCGGAGCAGCCGTCGATACCGAAACCGGGGCTGGTCTCGCCGGTCACATCCTCGAACGCATCGAGACAGGCGCGCTGAACCGGATGATCGGGATCGACGTATTCCGGCCCCGCCCCCAGATGCCGTGCCAGAGTCAGAAATCCCGCGTGTTTGCCCGAGCAGTTGTTGTGGATCTGGCACGGGCTCTCACCGGCGCGGATCTGCGCCTCCAGCAGGCCGCGGTCGCGGGTTTCCTGCGCCCCGCAGCGAAAGGCGTCATCGCTGAGCCCGAGGTCTTTCATCCACGCGCCGACCTTCTCCACATGGATCGGTGCGCCCTCGTGCGAGGCGCAGGCAAGGGCGAGCTGTTCGGTGCCGAGCCCGTGGGATTTTGCCGCACCCGACCGCAGAAGGGGCAGCGCCTGGATCATCTTCGACGAACTGCGCGGCAACACGGTGACCGTCGGATCACCCCAGGCTTCCACGATCTCTCCCTTGGCGTCGCAGATCACGGCGTGGCCTGAATGAACGCTCTCGAGGAATGGTCCGCGCCAGATTTCGGCGAAGGGATGTGGGGCTGTCATGGTAGCTGTCCTTTGAGTCGGTATATATGGGCAAAAACCCGCCAATCAGGGTTTCGTCACTCGCTTCTTTCGCGCTATG
Above is a genomic segment from Sulfitobacter sp. HNIBRBA3233 containing:
- the serB gene encoding phosphoserine phosphatase SerB; amino-acid sequence: MYFAVLLTSPKAPSLERSLVDSLRNAWGGGDADWLAIDEAAEFPLDRIPANFEEVWQSCQSMGVDVVIVPAQGRRKRMLLADMDSTMIEQECIDELADEAGVGAHVKDITARAMNGEIGFEGALRERVGLLKDLPVTVIDKVLNERITLMPGAQALLGTMKASGAFAALVSGGFTSFTDRIATTLGFDTHRANRLLSHDGVLTGTVAEPILGREAKVDALEQFTRDLGITDADVIAVGDGANDLGMLTRAGLGVALHAKPAVAAQCNVRINHGDLTSLLYVQGYAKTDFIAG
- a CDS encoding metallophosphoesterase family protein, translated to MTRPIYAIGDIHGQLDELLRVLSLIEADGGADADIVFIGDYTDRGPDSAGVINHLIEGRAAGKPWTCLKGNHDRMFEWFLEAYPRHDAVLPIGLYWLHPRLGGDTTLASYGIDMKPQERLIAVHARAREAVPKAHVDFLRTLPFCHQTDSLFFAHAGIRPGIMLDHQAEQDLLWIRKEFHQDDSDHGKLVVHGHTPVDTATHYGNRINIDAGAGYGNPLAAVAIEGTDCWQLTDKGRVRLSPQP
- a CDS encoding phosphoserine transaminase — its product is MTIAQPAARPANPRFSSGPCAKPPKFDLARLADAPLGRSHRAAPGKAKLKEAIEKTRAILGIPEDYRIGIVPGSDTGAYEMAMWNLLGERHVEMLAWESFGSGWVTDAIKQLKLDATVKTADYGEIVDLASVNFDNDVCFTWNGTTSGVRVPAAFDIPADRKGLTLCDATSAAFAVDLPWDRLDVTTYSWQKVLGGEAAHGMLILSPRAVERLESYTPAWPLPKVFRLTKGGKLIEGIFVGETINTPSMMCVEDYLLALDWAQDVGGLNGLIGRADANTAAITRFVEAHDWVDFLAVDPATRSNTSVCLKFTDDRIADGPAFAKAVAKRLGDEDVALDIGAYRDAPPGLRIWCGATVETSDIEAMLPWLAWAFETEIANQT
- a CDS encoding asparaginase → MTAPHPFAEIWRGPFLESVHSGHAVICDAKGEIVEAWGDPTVTVLPRSSSKMIQALPLLRSGAAKSHGLGTEQLALACASHEGAPIHVEKVGAWMKDLGLSDDAFRCGAQETRDRGLLEAQIRAGESPCQIHNNCSGKHAGFLTLARHLGAGPEYVDPDHPVQRACLDAFEDVTGETSPGFGIDGCSAPNPAASLHGIARAMARFAAAPEDSAEAQLHQAMRLHPELVAGEGRACTELMRATGGKVALKTGAEGFFIAIWPERKIGIALKAACGTTRAAEAAIAALLVRLGALDANHPATLKRINAPIRNWRGTETGILKPAAGLL
- a CDS encoding App1 family protein, with the protein product MIRNILHRVAYRAERVIDRFAQNRDSRRIIEPYLGYAEPGHIVLRGRVLTALRRNKPKPTQSRWTNFRQMVSLFMTDEVADVAVEAEGFSTRTDEEGYFTLHLPILAKPGWSEYTVTIPDQSVSAVCPVMVPDRAADFGVISDIDDTVLETGAYSLLRNLWTSLTGNAMTRRIFPDAVAFLDDLHADGRNPVYFVSSSPWNLHHFLLRIFDLASLVRAPMFLRDLGVSEDKFISGTHGSHKGSAVDLLMKANPELAYVLVGDTGQHDASVYRDAIARHPGRVLAVVLREPGPGPDEEGKAAIRQIEGSGVPVFHAPGFEGFSDQIFALLPATMAGNRSGQG
- the serA gene encoding phosphoglycerate dehydrogenase, whose protein sequence is MAPKVLISDKLSDAAVQIFKDRGIDVDFQPDLGKDKDKLAEVIGNYDGLAIRSATKVTDKILANAPNLKVIGRAGIGTDNIDKEAASKQGVIVMNTPFGNMITTAEHAIAMMFAVARQIPEASASTHAGKWEKSKFMGVELTGKTLGVIGAGNIGGIVCDRARGLKMKVVAYDPFLGEEKARKMGVEKVELDELLKRADFITLHVPFTDQTANILSRENLGKTKKGVRIINCARGGLVDEEALADLLKSGHIAGAAFDVFKEEPAKENPLFNLPNVVCTPHLGAATSEAQENVALQVAEQMSDYLLTGAVTNALNMPSVTAEEAKVMGPWLKLAGHLGSFIGQLTDEPIKAINILYDGVVSDMNLAALNCGVVAGIMKRANPDVNMVSAPVVAKEKGIKISTTNQDKSGAFEGYVKVTVVTEKRERSIAGTVFSDGKPRFIQIKGINIDAEVGAHMVYTTNEDVPGIIGALGNTMGENGVNIANFTLGRSAAHGEAIALLYVDEPVPAPVLDKLKETGLFRQVKVLEFDVA